CGATCTGCAAGGTCTCAGCCTCCTCCGGCCTGGGTCACGAGATCGGTGAAGGGGTTGGCGAAGATCAGGATCATCGCCACGACGAAGCAATAGATCGCGGTGGACTCGATCATCGCGAGGCTGACGAACAGGGTGCGGGTGATCGTGTTGGCGGCGTCGGGCTGCTGGGCGAGCGCCTGCAAAGCCTGCGCCGCCGCCCGCCCCTCGGCGAGGGCCGGGCCGATCGAGCCGATCGCGATGGTCAGCCCGGCGGTCGCGATCGAAAACACGGCGATCCAGGTTGCGGGGTCCATGGTCACTCTCCTTGATCGTGGTCCGGGTCCCGGTGCGATCGGCTGGCCGAGGCGATGTAGACCATGGCCAGCACCGCGAAGATATAGGCCTGGATCAGCCCGGTCAGCAGGCCGAGAAGCTGCATCAGCACGGGGAAGAAGAACGGTGCCACGCTGATCAGGATGCCGACGATCACCGTGCCGCTCATCACGTTGCCGTAAAGCCGCACGGCCAGGGCGACGGTCCGCGACAGCTCGCCGATGACGTTGAAGGGCAGCATCAGGGGCGTGGGGCGGATATAGGTTTTCAGGTAGTTCCCGACGCCGCGATGGGCGATCGAGAAGAGCGGCACCGCCACCAGCACGCAGATCGCAAGCGCCGCGGTGGTAGACAGCGAGCCCGTCGGCGGCTGGTAGCCCGGCACGACCGTCAGCAGATTGGCGGTGGCGATGAACAGGAACAGCGTGCCGATGAAGGGCAGGTAGCGGTCGGGGTCACGCACGCCGACCTCGTCGATCTGGTCGTGGATCGCGGTGACGACGACCTCTAGCAGGGCCTGCCAGCGCGACACCGTCTCGTCTTCGTCCAGGCGCGCCGTGACCGCCCAGGAGCCAAGCACGAGAATCGCCATCACGCCCCAGGTGAAGACCACGGTCGCGGTCAGCTGCAGGCCGCGCCATTCGTAGAGGACCCAGGCATCGGGGCTTATCTCCATGGCGCGTCCCTCCCGGCGCTGGCCCGGCGGGTCACCGCGATCCGGACGACCACGAATCCCAGGAGTCCCGCCACCAATGCGCCCGCCCCCGCCCCGAGGACGAGCGCCAGCGCAAGCGCCCCGGCGATGACCGCCGCGCGCAGACCGCCGAGCGCGACGAAAACCGGCAGCGCGCCCCCCTCCGACAGAGCCCGCACCGACAGCCAGAGCAGCCCCAGGTGGATCGCCGCCACGGCGGCGCCCGCGACGGCGGCAGCGGCCAGCTCAATCATCGCGCCGCCCCTCCCGCTGCACCCAGTACCAGGCGTTCAGGCAGCCCAGCGCCACGCCCGCCATCAGAAGAACCAGCGTCCACGAGGTGTCGCCCGGCCAGCGCCGGTCGATCCAGACGCCGAGCGCGATCCCGGCCAGCAGCGGCACCGCCACCGCCCAGCCGACCATGCCGAACATGCCGAGCCCGTACCAAGCGCTATCCGGCGGCTGCTTTCGCGCCTGTTCCATCCGGCGCACCTTGCGCGCGATGGTTTGGGCGGCGTCGGTCTCGTCCCTGCTCATCGCCCCGCCGCCTCCAGGTCGCGGAACCGCCGGATCATGCTGGCCTCCAGCCGGGCCAGCGCCGCGCGCGCTTCGCGTTCGCTCTGGTCCTCGTTGCGGAACTCGGCCTCGACCTGCCGACGCAGGCGGGCAAGGTCGTCGCCCTCGATGGCGGCGCGGACGGCGACCCGGACATGGTCGCCGCATTTCACCAGCGTGCCGGAATTGACCGCGACGAACCGCTCCGGCCCGTCCTCCGGGGCGTAGACCAGCACGCCCGGCACAAGCTCGGTGACGAAATCGCCGTGGCCGGGCAGCATGCCGAAATGGCCATCCGGGGCCTCGGCCAGGATGCGGCGCACCGGCCGGTCAAGGCAGACGCGCGCGGGCGTGAGGATTTCAAGCCGCATCCCGCCCCTCCCCGCCGATCTCGTCCACCGAGCCGATCATGTAGAACGCGCCTTCGTCACGATCGGCGAGTTCGCCCGCCAGGATGCGCTCGCAGCTTGTCAGCGTCTCTTCCAACGGCACCAGCCGCCCCGCCTGCCCGGTCATCGCCTCAGTCGAGTAGAAGGGCTGTGTCAGGAACCGTTCCAGCTGGCGGGCCTGCCGCACCGTCGCCCGGTCCGTCTCGGACAGTTCCTCCAGCCCCAGCATGGCGATGATGTCCTTGAGGTCCTCATACTCCGACAGGGTGTTGCGCACGCCCTGCGCCACCCGGTAATGCCGGTCGCTGACCGCCCCCGGCGTCAGCAGCTTGGAGAAGGATTGCAGGGGGTCTATCGCGGGATAGAGCCCCTCGGACGCCTTCTTGCGCGACAGCACGATCGAGGCGGAGAGATGCGAAAACGTGTGGGTCGCCGCCGGATCGGTGAAGTCGTCCGCAGGCACGTAGACCGCCTGGATCGAGGTCATCGCGCCCCGGTCGGTCGAGCAGATGCGCTCCTCCAGATCGGCCAACTCGGTCCCGAGCGTCGGCTGATAGCCCACCCGGCTGGGGATGCGGCCCAGGAGCCCCGACACCTCCGATCCCGCCTGGACGAAGCGGAAGATGTTGTCGATCAGCACCAGAACGTCGCGGCACCGGTCGTCGCGGAAATACTCCGCCATGGTCAGCGCCGCGTGGCCCACCCGGAAACGCACGCCGGGGCTTTCGTTCATCTGGCCGAACACCATCACCGTGTTCTCCAGCACGCCCGCCTCGTGCATCTCGCGGTACAGCTCCTCGGCCTCGCGGCAACGCTCGCCGATGCCGCAAAACAGGCTCACGCCGTGGTATGCGGCGACCATGTTGTGGATCATCTCAGTGATCAGAACGGTCTTGCCGACGCCCGCACCGCCGAACAGACCGGCCTTGCCGCCGCGCTCGATGGGGCTGAGCAGGTCGACGGCCTTGATCCCGGTCTCGAACAGCGAACTGTCCGCCCTGCGGTGCGACAGCGGCACGGGCGCGCGCAGGATCGGCCGGCGGGGAAGCGCCTGGAGCGCCGGCCCGCCGTCGACGGGGGCCCCGAACACGTTGAACATCCGCCCCAGCAGGGCGTCCCCCACCGGCACGCAGATCGGCTGCCCGGTGTCGCAGACGGCCAGCCCCAGCCGCAGCCCCGCCCCGGGCCCAAGGACGAGCCCGCGAGCCGTGTCCGCCGCTGGCAGGGACGCCACCTCGAGGGCGATGGGCCGGTCGCCAAGGGTCAGCACACAGGACCCGAGCGCGGGCAGCCCGTCTTCCTCGAACTGCATGTCCGCGACGCCGCCTTCGATGGCGGTGATGTGACCGATCGCGGCGTCTTTCGTCATCTCGCGCCCATCCGGCGTTTGTCGCGACAGCCCGGCACGCCGGGCACGTCGCCACCCTGGAGCCCGTTCGCGCCCAGCACCGACGCCGAGACTCTAGCTCAGGTCGGCGCCTGCGCATAGGGCGAACGCCCGATCCTGCCGGGGGCGCCCGTGGGCGCGGGCGGCGGCCGCGCCTCCCGCCTTCACGGACGCCGCAGCATCTTCGAAAGGTCGGCCCAGCCCCGCGTGTTCACCACATGGTCGGCGGTGAGCCATCCGCGCCGTGCCTTATCGACGCCGTAGCGCATGTGGGCCAGGCCGCCGGTGCAATGGGCGTCGGTCGAGATCGCGATGCCGACCCCGCGCTCGGCGGCCATCCGGCAATGGATATCGCTGAGATCGAGCCGCGTCGGGTTCGCGTTGAGCTCCAGCACGCAGCCCGCGTCGTGCGCGGCGTCCATGATCCGTTCCATACTGACCGAAGCCGGTTGGCGCCGGCCGATCAGCCGGCCGGTGGGGTGGCCGATAATGCCGACTCTGGGATTGTCGATCGCCCGCAGGAACCGCGCGGTCTGGGCCTCTGCGTCGAGGTCGAGCCCCGCATGCAACGAAGCGACGACAAGGTCGAGCTTGTCGAGCTGCGCGTCGATCTCATCGATCTGCGCCTCGAGCGCGCTGGCAGAGAGCCCTCCCGCCTGGGTCTGCTTTTCGAGTGATCGGTGATCGCGAGGTAGTCGTAGCCGCGCGCCCGCGCCGCTTCGGCCATCTCGCGTAGCGTGTTCTTGCCGTCCGAGCCGGTCGTGTGCGCATGCAGATCGCCCCGCATGGCGTCGAGGGTCACGAGATCGGGAAGGTCGCCCGCCTCCGCCGCCTCGATCTCGCCGCGATTCTCACGCAAAACCGGGTCGATCCGTGGCAGGCCGATCGCCGCGTAGACCTCTTCCTCGGTCGCGCCGGCGACGCGGGTTTCACCGTCGAACAACCCGTATTCGTTGAGCTTCAGCCCGCGCGCCTGCGCCCGGCGCCCGGCGCCGTCCGGCGATGTTGTGCGCCTTGGAGCCGGTGAAATAGTGCATCGCCGCGCCCCAACTCTCTTTCGCGACGACGCGCAGGTCCACCTGCATCCCCGACCGCAGCCGCACCGTCGAGCGCGTCTTGCCGTGCGAGGCGACCTCCTCGATCTCGTCGTAGTGGACGAACCGATCTATGACCGCGCCCCCCGCATCCCCGGCAGCGAGGATATCGAGGTCGCCGACCGTCTCCTGGCAGCGGCGATAGCCGCCCGCGATCTCGGCCGTCTCGACACCGTCGATTTCGCGGATCCAGGCGATCAGCGGCTCGGCGAATTCCTCGGCCACGTCGCGCCGGGTGCGCCGTTCCTCGAGATCGCCGGCCTCCAGCGCCGCCCGGATCTTCGCCTCGGTCTTCGCGCCGAAGCCCGCGATCTCCGCGATTCGCTCCTCCTTCACGGCCCGCTCCAGGTCGTCGATGGAGGCGAGGTCCAGCGCCTCGAACAGCGCCCGCGCCCGTTTGGGGCCGATGCCGGGGATGCGGGTCGCTTGGACCACGGCCTCGGGCATGGTGTCGGACAGCTCGTCCAGCAAGGACAGGTGGCCGGTGCGCGCGATCTGGGCGATCTTTCCCGCGAGGTCCTCTCCGATATCGGGCAGGGCCGAGAGGTCCTCGCCTGCCTCCACCATGTCGGCCACGCGCCGGCTCTGGTCGCGAACGGTGGTTGCCGCGTTGCGGTAGGCCCGCACGCGAAACCGGTTGGCCCCGCGAATCTCCAGAAAGTCCGCGACGTGATCGAAGATCGCCGCGACTTCGCTGTTATGCACGGGCATCGGCGCCACCTCCCCCTATCCCACGATCCGCCGGACGGTCGCCGCGTCAAGCCGCATGGTCGCGCGCCTCGCCGAGCGTCCTGCCGGGCCGCCTCCTGACAAACGCGGGACGGCCGCCACCGTTTCGGTCGCGGCCGCTTTTCGGTCGGGCTGGATCGTCGCCGGGCGAGCGGCTCAGAAGTCCTGCCACCCCCCGCCGCCGGCGGCGGCGCTGCGCGGCTCGGCGCCACGCGGCGCGCTTCCGGCGGCCGGCTTGCCCGGCGCCGCCGTCGGGACGGCGCGCATTGCGCCGACCCCCGCGGCCCCGGCTCCGTCGCGCAGGCGGAACTGGGCGACGCGCTCCTGCAGATGCGTGGCCTCGCTCTTGAGGGTCATCGCGGCCGCGGTGGTTTCCTCGACCATCGCGGCGTTCTGCTGGGTGACCTGGTCGAGATGAGACATCCCGGTATTGATCTCACCGATACCAACCGACTGCTCTTGGGCGCCCGTCGCGATGCCGCCGACAAGATCGGCGATCGAGGCGACGCGGGACACGATATCGCCCAGCGCCTCGCCGGCGCGGTTGACCAGCGTCACGCCGGACTCGACATGGTCGGAACTCGCCGAGATCAGCTCCTTGATCTCGTGCGCCGCTTCCGACGACCGCTGCGCCAGCGCGCGCACCTCGGAGGCGACCACGGCGAAGCCGCGGCCCGCCTCGCCCGCCCGCGCCGCCTCGACGCCGGCGTTGAGCGCCAGGAGGTTGGTCTGGAACGCGATGTCGTCGATCACGCCGATGATCTGGCTGATCTCGTCGGAGGAGCGCTTGATCTCGCCCATCGCATCGACGGCGTCGGAGACGACGCGGCCCGAGGCCTCGGCATCGCCGCGGGCATCCTGGACGACCTGGTCGACCTCGCCCGCGCTATCGGCCGCGGAGCGCACCGAACTGGTCAGCTCGTCCAGCGCGGCGGCGGTTTCCTCCAGCGTCGCGGCCTGGGTCTCGGTCCGGTGCGAGAGATCGTCCGAGGCGGAACTGATCTCGTCGGCGCGGGCCGTGATCTCGATCGCGTTCTCGACCACCGAACCGACCAAGTCGTTCAGCGCGCCGAGGGTGGCGTTGAAGTCGTGGCGCAACTCCTCGTACTCGTCTGGGAAGGCCGTATCGAGGCTTGCGGTCAGATCGCCCGTGGCAAGGCCGCGCAGCGCCTCGGCCAGGCTTTCCACGACCTCGCGTTGCGCCTGGGCATGCGCGTGGCGCTCGGCCTCGATCCTCTCGTGCTCCTGCTGCATCTCCTCGCGCTCGATCAGCTTGTCGCGGAAGATCGCCAGCGCGCGCGCCTGCCGGCCAAGTTCGCCGCCGCGGAAGCGGATGTCGCTGACAAGGGACAGGTCGTATTCCCCGCGCGAGAGCTTTTCGGTGGTGCGCGTCAGGCGCGCCAGCGGCCCCAGCACCATCAGCCAGGTCAGGACAGGCGCGATCGCGACGATGCCCAGCGCGCCCATCGCGACCAGGTTCATGCGCGTCTCCGCCCGCTCGGCCTGCACCAAAAGCCCGTCGCCCGCGGTTACCGCCGAGGCCATCATCTGCTCGGAATGCATCGACGCGGCCTCCGCGATCCGGCGCAGCCAGACCAGCGCGACCTTGGAGGTCGCGAGCGCGGCACTCTCGGCGTCGAGCATCGCCGCCCGCGTCGCCACGACGCCGGTCTCGGGGTCGGCCACCGCGACGATCCGGTCGATCATCGCCACCACGTCGTCGCTGACGAAGGCACCGTCGCGCAGGGCGACAAGCTCGGCAACCGCGGCGTCGAGCCGGGCCTGCGCGGCATCCGCCGCGTCGAAATCGTCGGCCGTGGCGCCGAGATAGGTTTCGGCCATCAGCGTCTCGACGGCGATCTGGATCGCGTCGGCATCGCGAAGCTGCTGGATCTCGTTCTCCATCAGCCGCACGATCGCCTCTTCGTTGAAGCTCGCCGCATAGTCCGCGCTTTCGTGCAGGAGCGCGATCCGTTCATCGATCACCTCCGACAGCACGGTGCGGGCAGTCTCGTGCAGCGCCATGATCTCGCCCGGACGCACGCGCCCCCCGTCGAGCGTCGCGGCGAAGGTGGCTTCGGCCTCGCGCAGCATCGGCATGTGGTCGGTCATGGCATCGCCCGCCTCAAGCCGGTCGAGTTCGTCGCGCAGGGTCTCCAGCGCCCCGGCCGCGAGCGTGTCCAGCGAAACCGCCAGCAAGGCGTCCGAGGTCGCGCCGCGTGCGAGCGTGAGACCGGTCAGCAGGTTGAGACCGCCCCGCACCCGCAGGATCAGCGAGACGGAGGCGACGTCCTCGTCGACCAGCCAGTCCAGGCTTTGCGACAGCACCTCGACGGTCTGGTCGACGGCGAGCCCCATGTCATAGACCGCGTCGTCCGAAAGCTGTGCGAGCGCGGCATTGGCCTCGGCGGCCAGCGCGGTGTATTCGGCAATCGCGTCCTGCAGCGCCGCGCCCTTTTGGAAGCTGGCCTCCATCGCGCCGGCCATGTCGGCGAAGGATTGTTCGAGATCGGCCAGAAGCGCATTGATGTCGGCGGACTGATCGGCCGGCAGCGCGGCCATCGCATCCACGAGGTAGGATTTCTGGACCTCGAAGGCGTCGCTGGCGTAGCGCACGCCCGCCGCATCCTCGGCCACCAGCATGTCGAACATCGCGTCCTTCATGTCGCCGGTGTAGGCCATCACCGTCTGGCTGTTGCGAATGCCCGGGATCTCTTCCCTCAGCAGGGCGTTGAGCGGCGGCGAGAGGGATTGGAACAGGCCGAGCCCGATCAGGACGGCACAAGCGATCATGCCGGCCATCGACGCGAGACTGAGCGCGATCTTCAGCGCAATACTGCCAAACAGGAAATTGACGACGTGACGCATGGTGCCCTCCGGATTGGGCGTCGCGGAATGGGAAACCGGCAGGCATTCTGGCCGCCCGGTTCGGTGTGTTCCGGGCGCGTGTCCGGGGCCGTCTTGGCCCCCTGGCAACACACCCGTTC
This genomic window from Rhodovulum sp. ES.010 contains:
- the atpD gene encoding F0F1 ATP synthase subunit beta; translation: MTKDAAIGHITAIEGGVADMQFEEDGLPALGSCVLTLGDRPIALEVASLPAADTARGLVLGPGAGLRLGLAVCDTGQPICVPVGDALLGRMFNVFGAPVDGGPALQALPRRPILRAPVPLSHRRADSSLFETGIKAVDLLSPIERGGKAGLFGGAGVGKTVLITEMIHNMVAAYHGVSLFCGIGERCREAEELYREMHEAGVLENTVMVFGQMNESPGVRFRVGHAALTMAEYFRDDRCRDVLVLIDNIFRFVQAGSEVSGLLGRIPSRVGYQPTLGTELADLEERICSTDRGAMTSIQAVYVPADDFTDPAATHTFSHLSASIVLSRKKASEGLYPAIDPLQSFSKLLTPGAVSDRHYRVAQGVRNTLSEYEDLKDIIAMLGLEELSETDRATVRQARQLERFLTQPFYSTEAMTGQAGRLVPLEETLTSCERILAGELADRDEGAFYMIGSVDEIGGEGRDAA
- a CDS encoding methyl-accepting chemotaxis protein, giving the protein MRHVVNFLFGSIALKIALSLASMAGMIACAVLIGLGLFQSLSPPLNALLREEIPGIRNSQTVMAYTGDMKDAMFDMLVAEDAAGVRYASDAFEVQKSYLVDAMAALPADQSADINALLADLEQSFADMAGAMEASFQKGAALQDAIAEYTALAAEANAALAQLSDDAVYDMGLAVDQTVEVLSQSLDWLVDEDVASVSLILRVRGGLNLLTGLTLARGATSDALLAVSLDTLAAGALETLRDELDRLEAGDAMTDHMPMLREAEATFAATLDGGRVRPGEIMALHETARTVLSEVIDERIALLHESADYAASFNEEAIVRLMENEIQQLRDADAIQIAVETLMAETYLGATADDFDAADAAQARLDAAVAELVALRDGAFVSDDVVAMIDRIVAVADPETGVVATRAAMLDAESAALATSKVALVWLRRIAEAASMHSEQMMASAVTAGDGLLVQAERAETRMNLVAMGALGIVAIAPVLTWLMVLGPLARLTRTTEKLSRGEYDLSLVSDIRFRGGELGRQARALAIFRDKLIEREEMQQEHERIEAERHAHAQAQREVVESLAEALRGLATGDLTASLDTAFPDEYEELRHDFNATLGALNDLVGSVVENAIEITARADEISSASDDLSHRTETQAATLEETAAALDELTSSVRSAADSAGEVDQVVQDARGDAEASGRVVSDAVDAMGEIKRSSDEISQIIGVIDDIAFQTNLLALNAGVEAARAGEAGRGFAVVASEVRALAQRSSEAAHEIKELISASSDHVESGVTLVNRAGEALGDIVSRVASIADLVGGIATGAQEQSVGIGEINTGMSHLDQVTQQNAAMVEETTAAAMTLKSEATHLQERVAQFRLRDGAGAAGVGAMRAVPTAAPGKPAAGSAPRGAEPRSAAAGGGGWQDF
- a CDS encoding PHP domain-containing protein → MFDGETRVAGATEEEVYAAIGLPRIDPVLRENRGEIEAAEAGDLPDLVTLDAMRGDLHAHTTGSDGKNTLREMAEAARARGYDYLAITDHSKSRPRREGSLPARSRRRSMRSTRSSTSSTLSSLRCMRGSTSTQRPRPRGSCGRSTIPESALSATPPAG
- a CDS encoding AtpZ/AtpI family protein — its product is MSRDETDAAQTIARKVRRMEQARKQPPDSAWYGLGMFGMVGWAVAVPLLAGIALGVWIDRRWPGDTSWTLVLLMAGVALGCLNAWYWVQREGRRDD
- a CDS encoding F0F1 ATP synthase subunit epsilon, with translation MRLEILTPARVCLDRPVRRILAEAPDGHFGMLPGHGDFVTELVPGVLVYAPEDGPERFVAVNSGTLVKCGDHVRVAVRAAIEGDDLARLRRQVEAEFRNEDQSEREARAALARLEASMIRRFRDLEAAGR
- a CDS encoding ATP synthase subunit I, whose protein sequence is MIELAAAAVAGAAVAAIHLGLLWLSVRALSEGGALPVFVALGGLRAAVIAGALALALVLGAGAGALVAGLLGFVVVRIAVTRRASAGRDAPWR
- a CDS encoding nucleotidyltransferase domain-containing protein, with the protein product MPVHNSEVAAIFDHVADFLEIRGANRFRVRAYRNAATTVRDQSRRVADMVEAGEDLSALPDIGEDLAGKIAQIARTGHLSLLDELSDTMPEAVVQATRIPGIGPKRARALFEALDLASIDDLERAVKEERIAEIAGFGAKTEAKIRAALEAGDLEERRTRRDVAEEFAEPLIAWIREIDGVETAEIAGGYRRCQETVGDLDILAAGDAGGAVIDRFVHYDEIEEVASHGKTRSTVRLRSGMQVDLRVVAKESWGAAMHYFTGSKAHNIAGRRRAPGAGARAEAQRIRVVRR
- a CDS encoding F0F1 ATP synthase subunit A; this translates as MEISPDAWVLYEWRGLQLTATVVFTWGVMAILVLGSWAVTARLDEDETVSRWQALLEVVVTAIHDQIDEVGVRDPDRYLPFIGTLFLFIATANLLTVVPGYQPPTGSLSTTAALAICVLVAVPLFSIAHRGVGNYLKTYIRPTPLMLPFNVIGELSRTVALAVRLYGNVMSGTVIVGILISVAPFFFPVLMQLLGLLTGLIQAYIFAVLAMVYIASASRSHRDPDHDQGE
- a CDS encoding F0F1 ATP synthase subunit C; this translates as MDPATWIAVFSIATAGLTIAIGSIGPALAEGRAAAQALQALAQQPDAANTITRTLFVSLAMIESTAIYCFVVAMILIFANPFTDLVTQAGGG